The Actinomadura sp. WMMB 499 genome includes a window with the following:
- a CDS encoding ATP-binding cassette domain-containing protein has product MPSAELRDLTVHIDTGRWAETVLDSVNLTVPDGRITALLGESGCGKSMVAAALTGSLPSPARSTGQVLVDGEPVRNRREWFRLRGRTVGFVPQDGVTAFDPSQTVGAQLRDLEKRHDHWALDRACTAARYPTDLFDLYPKQHSGGQIQRAALAAALLPAPGVLIADEPAASLDTGTAYAVWTTLYRYAAAGAAVLLITHDVPMLTASRAADRVVLMRGGRITAEGGTDELAAGTDPYVRDFFH; this is encoded by the coding sequence ATGCCGAGCGCCGAACTCCGCGACCTGACCGTCCACATCGACACCGGCAGGTGGGCCGAGACGGTGCTCGACTCGGTGAACCTGACCGTGCCGGACGGACGGATCACCGCGCTCCTGGGCGAATCCGGCTGCGGCAAATCGATGGTCGCCGCGGCACTCACGGGGTCGCTGCCCTCCCCCGCCCGCAGCACCGGACAGGTACTGGTCGACGGCGAGCCCGTGCGCAACCGGCGCGAGTGGTTCCGCCTGCGCGGCCGCACGGTCGGGTTCGTCCCACAGGACGGCGTCACGGCCTTCGACCCCTCGCAAACCGTGGGCGCGCAACTGCGCGACCTGGAGAAGCGCCACGACCATTGGGCCCTCGACCGCGCCTGCACCGCCGCCCGCTACCCCACCGACCTGTTCGACCTCTACCCGAAGCAGCATTCCGGCGGCCAGATCCAGCGCGCCGCGCTCGCCGCCGCGCTCCTGCCCGCGCCCGGCGTCCTGATCGCGGACGAGCCCGCCGCGTCCCTCGACACCGGCACGGCCTACGCGGTGTGGACCACCCTCTACCGGTACGCCGCCGCCGGAGCGGCCGTCCTGCTGATCACGCACGACGTGCCCATGCTCACCGCGAGCCGCGCCGCCGACCGGGTGGTGCTCATGCGCGGCGGCAGGATCACCGCCGAGGGCGGCACCGACGAACTCGCCGCCGGCACCGACCCGTACGTCCGCGACTTCTTCCACTGA
- a CDS encoding LLM class flavin-dependent oxidoreductase yields MRFGIFLLAARFPGQDDAAALARTVEAARAAERAGFDDVWLAEHHFMTYGVVPSATVLAGHLLGVTRRVHVGTAVSALSTQHPVALAEQAALLSLVSDGRFRLGVGRGGPWRDLEVFGTGLPRYEHGFAESLDLLLEWLRSDRVSWSGEHFRFRDVPVVPRALAPPPVAVACTSPETERLAASRGLPMLLGMHVGDEEKAAAVERHGIPGVPHISTHVAQVADSRDAAVKTLLDGMPPWLGPGLDGYVPVDDRPRPSRDPRGYARRMCDLHPVGSPDDCASALAATAERTGIEHFILLVEAAGSRRATLDNIARLGAEVLPRLR; encoded by the coding sequence GTGCGCTTCGGAATCTTCCTCCTCGCGGCCCGTTTCCCCGGTCAGGACGACGCCGCCGCCCTGGCCCGCACGGTCGAGGCGGCCCGCGCCGCCGAACGGGCCGGGTTCGACGACGTGTGGCTCGCCGAACACCACTTCATGACGTACGGGGTGGTGCCGTCCGCGACGGTGCTGGCCGGGCACCTGCTCGGCGTGACGCGGCGCGTCCACGTCGGGACGGCGGTCAGCGCGCTGTCCACGCAGCATCCGGTCGCGCTCGCCGAGCAGGCCGCGCTGCTCTCCCTCGTCTCGGACGGGCGGTTCCGGCTCGGCGTCGGGCGCGGCGGGCCGTGGCGCGACCTCGAGGTGTTCGGCACCGGGCTCCCCCGGTACGAGCACGGCTTCGCCGAATCCCTCGATCTCCTCCTGGAGTGGCTCCGGTCCGACCGGGTGTCGTGGTCGGGCGAGCACTTCCGGTTCCGTGACGTGCCGGTCGTCCCGCGCGCGCTTGCCCCGCCCCCGGTCGCGGTGGCCTGCACGTCGCCCGAGACCGAACGGCTGGCGGCGTCCCGTGGACTGCCGATGCTGCTGGGCATGCACGTCGGCGACGAGGAGAAGGCCGCCGCGGTCGAGCGTCACGGGATCCCCGGCGTCCCGCACATCTCCACGCATGTCGCACAGGTCGCGGACTCGCGGGACGCCGCCGTCAAGACGCTCCTCGACGGCATGCCCCCGTGGCTCGGGCCCGGTCTGGACGGGTACGTCCCGGTGGACGATCGTCCGCGCCCGTCCCGCGACCCCCGCGGCTACGCGCGCCGCATGTGCGACCTGCACCCGGTCGGCTCGCCGGACGACTGCGCGTCCGCGCTCGCCGCGACGGCCGAACGCACCGGCATCGAGCACTTCATCCTGCTCGTCGAGGCCGCCGGCTCCCGCCGCGCCACCCTCGACAACATCGCGCGCCTGGGCGCCGAAGTCCTCCCCCGCCTCCGCTGA
- a CDS encoding maleylpyruvate isomerase family mycothiol-dependent enzyme yields the protein MDVFDDLAAEFDQLDEILTGLDAPAWDRPSACEGWSIADVVLHLAQTNELVLASAAGHDSVFDREPGVALDDVVDRLVAEDRGTAPEDLLARWRTSAHGSLDALRTRDPKAKLLWAAAPLSPRTLATTRIAEHWAHALDITGPLGTAYPDTSRLRHVAWLAHRTLPYALAAAGEQAGPVRCELTGPDGDHWEYGDPEAASVIRGPAAEFCRVGARRLPAERSTLAAQGPDAALALRHLRNYAV from the coding sequence ATGGACGTCTTCGACGATCTGGCGGCGGAGTTCGACCAACTCGACGAGATCCTCACGGGCCTTGACGCCCCCGCCTGGGACCGTCCGTCCGCATGCGAGGGATGGTCGATCGCCGACGTCGTCCTGCACCTGGCGCAGACCAACGAACTCGTCCTCGCCTCCGCCGCCGGGCACGACTCGGTGTTCGACCGCGAACCCGGTGTCGCACTGGACGACGTGGTGGACCGGCTGGTCGCCGAGGACCGGGGCACGGCACCCGAGGACCTGCTCGCCCGCTGGCGGACCTCGGCGCACGGCTCCCTCGACGCGCTCCGGACCCGCGACCCCAAGGCGAAGCTCCTGTGGGCGGCCGCCCCTCTCTCCCCCCGGACGCTCGCCACGACACGCATCGCCGAACACTGGGCGCACGCCCTCGACATCACCGGCCCGCTCGGCACCGCCTACCCCGACACGTCCCGGCTGCGGCACGTCGCGTGGCTCGCCCACCGCACCCTGCCGTACGCGCTCGCCGCGGCGGGCGAGCAGGCCGGACCCGTCCGATGCGAGCTGACCGGCCCGGACGGCGACCACTGGGAGTACGGGGATCCGGAGGCCGCATCGGTGATCCGCGGGCCCGCCGCCGAGTTCTGCCGCGTCGGCGCCCGCCGCCTCCCCGCCGAACGATCGACCCTCGCCGCCCAAGGCCCGGACGCGGCCCTCGCCCTCCGGCACCTGCGGAACTACGCGGTCTGA
- a CDS encoding alpha/beta fold hydrolase, with amino-acid sequence MTVQLYARDVGTGTPLVLLHAFPLSSAMWLEQRQGLAGRFRVITPDLRGFGGSLLGADEPSIDAMADDVARMFRAQGIGRAVVGGLSMGGYVAMALCRRHPDLVLGLVLAATRAAADTEAARANRLRQAEALDGGGVQVLVDEVLPGLVGPTTMRQRALIYGRVRGLVQATPPRAAAWAQRAMAARPDSFDTLRELRVPTLVMIGDEDALATEDEARAMADAAPDAELLVIPRAGHLCAVEQPDLFNQAVAEFTAALARTARESPDGAGRPRG; translated from the coding sequence ATGACCGTGCAGCTCTACGCCAGAGACGTCGGTACCGGCACGCCGCTCGTCCTGCTGCACGCCTTCCCGCTGTCGTCGGCGATGTGGCTGGAGCAGCGGCAGGGCCTCGCCGGACGGTTCCGCGTGATCACCCCCGACCTGCGCGGCTTCGGCGGGTCCCTGCTCGGCGCCGACGAACCGTCCATCGACGCGATGGCCGACGACGTCGCCCGCATGTTCCGCGCCCAGGGCATCGGCCGCGCCGTCGTCGGCGGGCTGTCCATGGGCGGCTACGTGGCGATGGCGCTCTGCCGGCGGCACCCCGACCTCGTCCTCGGGCTCGTCCTCGCCGCCACCCGCGCCGCCGCCGACACCGAGGCCGCCCGCGCGAACCGGCTCCGGCAGGCCGAGGCGCTCGACGGCGGCGGCGTCCAGGTCCTCGTCGACGAGGTCCTCCCCGGACTCGTCGGGCCCACCACCATGCGGCAGCGCGCCCTGATCTACGGGCGCGTCCGCGGGCTCGTCCAGGCCACCCCGCCCCGCGCCGCGGCCTGGGCGCAGCGGGCGATGGCCGCCCGCCCGGACTCCTTCGACACCCTCCGCGAGCTGCGCGTCCCCACCCTCGTCATGATCGGCGACGAGGACGCCCTCGCCACCGAGGACGAGGCCCGCGCGATGGCGGACGCCGCCCCCGACGCCGAACTGCTCGTCATCCCCCGCGCCGGGCACCTGTGCGCCGTCGAGCAGCCCGACCTGTTCAACCAGGCCGTCGCCGAGTTCACCGCCGCGCTCGCCCGGACCGCTAGAGAGTCTCCTGACGGGGCAGGACGACCTCGCGGATGA
- a CDS encoding AI-2E family transporter codes for MTPDPAMDLEQRRREAGVDQRFPFGRPGQPLGRAHPFVFGFTAALGVITAWLLVQAATSARSTIVMIVVALFLAIGLNPAVERLRRLGLPRGLAVGTVFIGVLLFFAGFVASLVQPVTEQVNELRESIPQFVTQLQNNEQLAEWDKRYKLLERAETFVNSADFQQQVTDAATGIGRVAINGAVQTLTILILTLYFLGSLPQIKTFFYKLAPRTRRARVALLGDEILDRIGGYVAGQFMIGFIAGVASYLFLSIVGVKYALALSLIVSVTALIPLVGATIGAVVVCLIAFLTGSATDAIICVIFYVAYQQVENYLIYPRVMKRTVDVQPAVTIVAALVGAALLGVVGALLAIPTAAAVSLLIREVVLPRQETL; via the coding sequence GTGACGCCCGATCCCGCGATGGACCTCGAGCAGCGCCGGCGGGAGGCGGGAGTCGATCAGCGGTTCCCGTTCGGACGGCCGGGGCAGCCGCTCGGCCGCGCGCACCCGTTCGTGTTCGGGTTCACGGCGGCGCTCGGGGTGATCACGGCGTGGCTGCTGGTGCAGGCCGCGACGAGCGCGCGGTCGACGATCGTGATGATCGTCGTGGCGCTGTTCCTCGCGATCGGGCTGAACCCGGCGGTGGAGCGGCTGCGCCGGCTCGGGCTTCCGCGGGGCCTGGCGGTCGGCACGGTGTTCATCGGGGTGCTGCTGTTCTTCGCGGGGTTCGTCGCGTCGCTGGTCCAGCCGGTGACCGAGCAGGTCAACGAGCTGCGGGAGTCGATCCCCCAGTTCGTCACGCAGTTGCAGAACAACGAGCAGCTCGCGGAATGGGACAAGCGGTACAAGCTGCTGGAAAGAGCGGAGACGTTCGTCAACAGCGCGGACTTCCAGCAGCAGGTCACGGACGCGGCCACGGGCATCGGCCGGGTCGCCATAAACGGTGCGGTCCAGACGCTGACCATCCTGATCCTGACGCTGTACTTCCTTGGGTCGCTGCCGCAGATCAAGACGTTCTTCTACAAGCTGGCCCCGCGGACGCGGCGCGCGCGCGTGGCGCTGCTCGGCGACGAGATCCTGGACCGGATCGGCGGGTACGTCGCGGGCCAGTTCATGATCGGGTTCATCGCGGGCGTGGCGTCGTACCTGTTCCTGTCGATCGTGGGGGTGAAGTACGCGCTGGCGCTGTCGCTGATCGTGTCGGTGACGGCGCTGATCCCGCTGGTGGGCGCGACGATCGGGGCGGTGGTGGTGTGCCTGATCGCGTTCCTGACGGGGTCGGCGACGGACGCGATCATCTGCGTGATCTTCTACGTCGCGTACCAGCAGGTGGAGAACTACCTGATCTACCCGAGGGTGATGAAGCGGACGGTCGACGTGCAGCCGGCGGTCACGATCGTGGCGGCGCTGGTGGGGGCGGCGCTGCTGGGGGTGGTGGGGGCGCTGCTGGCGATCCCGACGGCGGCGGCGGTGTCGCTGCTCATCCGCGAGGTCGTCCTGCCCCGTCAGGAGACTCTCTAG
- a CDS encoding SCO5389 family protein has product MSLDVTPELLETAQRGEVDDAAFIECIRTSLPYAWEMVSGLVARLQVDGGDFADNLTPPPDEQARGQLLRVLASDAMRGTLERYFGVKLAFQNCHRLAVFPTGDTAAYDKFVTAREQILNQSPELRDC; this is encoded by the coding sequence ATGTCCCTTGACGTGACCCCGGAGCTCCTCGAGACCGCCCAGCGCGGCGAGGTCGACGACGCGGCCTTCATCGAATGCATCAGGACGTCCCTGCCGTACGCGTGGGAGATGGTCAGCGGCCTGGTGGCCCGGCTGCAGGTGGACGGCGGCGACTTCGCCGACAACCTGACGCCGCCGCCGGACGAGCAGGCGCGCGGCCAGCTCCTGCGCGTGCTGGCCAGCGACGCGATGCGCGGCACCCTGGAGCGCTACTTCGGTGTGAAGCTCGCCTTCCAGAACTGCCACCGCCTCGCCGTGTTCCCGACCGGGGACACGGCCGCCTACGACAAGTTCGTTACCGCGCGCGAGCAGATCCTCAACCAGTCGCCCGAACTGCGCGACTGCTGA
- a CDS encoding alpha/beta hydrolase, protein MAEIRAATVLPARREDITLHTSDGLELVGELALPPENPPVATLVCLHPLPTAEGMMDSHVLRKASFRLPALADVAVLRFNTRGTTSARGTSQGEFGEGETERFDVAAALEYTEYHDLPHPWLLGWSFGTELALKWGRDPLVEGAILLSPPLHRATDADLDAWGADGRPVLALVPEFDDYLRPDEARERFERVPQAEVVGVDNAKHLWVGEPYVRTVLNEIVRRVAPAAHPLPTEWS, encoded by the coding sequence ATGGCGGAGATCAGGGCCGCGACCGTCCTGCCGGCGCGCCGCGAGGACATCACCCTGCACACCTCCGACGGGCTGGAACTCGTCGGCGAGCTCGCGCTGCCGCCGGAGAACCCGCCGGTGGCCACCCTCGTCTGCCTGCACCCGCTGCCCACCGCCGAGGGCATGATGGACAGCCACGTCCTGCGCAAGGCGTCCTTCCGGCTGCCCGCGCTCGCCGACGTCGCCGTGCTGCGGTTCAACACGCGCGGCACCACCTCGGCGCGCGGTACCAGCCAGGGCGAGTTCGGCGAGGGCGAGACCGAACGCTTCGACGTCGCCGCCGCCCTCGAGTACACCGAGTACCACGACCTCCCGCACCCGTGGCTGCTCGGCTGGTCGTTCGGCACCGAACTCGCGCTCAAGTGGGGCCGCGACCCGCTCGTCGAGGGCGCGATCCTGCTGTCGCCGCCGTTGCACCGCGCCACCGACGCCGATCTCGACGCGTGGGGCGCCGACGGACGTCCCGTCCTCGCGCTCGTCCCCGAGTTCGACGACTACCTGCGCCCGGACGAGGCCCGCGAACGGTTCGAGCGCGTCCCGCAGGCGGAGGTCGTCGGCGTCGACAACGCCAAGCACCTGTGGGTCGGCGAACCCTACGTGCGGACCGTGCTGAACGAGATCGTCCGCCGGGTGGCCCCCGCCGCGCACCCCCTCCCCACCGAATGGTCCTAA
- a CDS encoding ATP/GTP-binding protein, which yields MSPRKNRRPAPGPAPLGGGMWAQDTEDGPDGTWIVRNVAGAAAGKPYRCPGCDQEIPPGVGHVVAWPADERGGADDRRHWHRPCWQARTRRSPRIQRGRGAPRH from the coding sequence ATGAGCCCCCGCAAGAACCGCCGCCCCGCCCCCGGACCAGCCCCGCTGGGCGGCGGAATGTGGGCTCAGGACACCGAGGACGGGCCGGACGGCACCTGGATCGTCCGCAACGTCGCCGGGGCCGCCGCCGGGAAACCGTACCGCTGCCCCGGCTGCGACCAGGAGATCCCGCCCGGCGTCGGGCACGTCGTCGCCTGGCCCGCCGACGAGCGCGGGGGCGCCGACGACCGGCGGCACTGGCACCGGCCGTGCTGGCAGGCCCGCACCCGGCGCTCGCCCCGGATCCAGCGGGGCCGCGGCGCCCCGCGCCACTGA
- a CDS encoding 3-hydroxyacyl-CoA dehydrogenase, with product MTSGSFSRVGVVGLGTMGAGIAEVVARGGIAVVGVEINADALERGRGHLESSTGRAVKRGRLTEDGRREILDRIALSTDFADLGECDLVIEAVPERLDLKRKVFAELDRVCRADAVLATNTSSLSVTDIAATTGRPDKIVGVHFFNPAPVMKLVEVIRTVCTEPGAVERVAALVAGLGKTPVTIGDRAGFVANRLLFGYLNQAAGMLESGHATRDDIDTAMTAGAGLPMGPFTLMDLIGLDTCLEVLEAVHAESRDRRHAPSPLLRELVTAGLLGRKTGRGFYDHGTAGEPAGDAPASAAPSVAVLGTGPRADALAARLGASVRTPAGVAGRDLVIEAAPDAATARALLAEAAANLEDGAVLAVTSADGPIIEQAVASGRPGDVVGLHLPEADGDLAEIAPTVATAPGVADRAAALLAALGLTTVRCRDRAGFIVDALRFPYLNDAAAMLGAGYADADAIDAAMTLGCGYPTGPIADLDRLGPDRAVTVLRALHAETREPAFAPTALLVEHVTAGRPLR from the coding sequence ATGACGAGTGGTTCGTTCAGCAGGGTCGGGGTCGTCGGACTGGGCACCATGGGCGCGGGCATCGCCGAGGTCGTCGCGCGCGGCGGCATCGCGGTCGTCGGCGTCGAGATCAACGCGGACGCGCTGGAGCGCGGGCGCGGCCACCTGGAGTCCTCGACCGGGCGCGCGGTCAAGCGCGGCCGCCTCACCGAGGACGGGCGGCGCGAGATCCTCGACCGGATCGCCCTGTCCACCGACTTCGCCGACCTCGGCGAGTGCGACCTCGTCATCGAGGCCGTCCCCGAACGGCTCGACCTCAAGCGCAAGGTGTTCGCCGAACTCGACCGCGTCTGCCGCGCCGACGCCGTCCTCGCCACCAACACCTCGTCCCTGTCGGTCACCGACATCGCCGCCACCACCGGGCGCCCCGACAAGATCGTCGGCGTGCACTTCTTCAACCCCGCGCCGGTCATGAAACTGGTCGAGGTCATCCGGACGGTCTGCACCGAGCCCGGCGCCGTCGAGCGGGTCGCGGCCCTCGTCGCGGGCCTCGGCAAGACGCCCGTCACGATCGGCGACCGCGCCGGGTTCGTCGCGAACCGGCTGCTGTTCGGCTACCTGAACCAGGCGGCGGGCATGCTCGAGTCCGGGCACGCCACCCGCGACGACATCGACACCGCGATGACGGCCGGCGCCGGGCTGCCGATGGGCCCGTTCACCCTGATGGACCTCATCGGCCTCGACACCTGCCTCGAAGTGCTCGAAGCCGTCCACGCCGAGTCCCGCGACCGCCGCCATGCCCCGTCGCCGCTGCTGCGCGAACTCGTCACCGCCGGGCTGCTCGGCCGCAAGACCGGCCGCGGCTTCTACGACCACGGCACCGCCGGGGAGCCCGCCGGGGACGCGCCCGCGAGCGCCGCACCGTCCGTCGCCGTCCTCGGCACCGGGCCGCGCGCCGACGCCCTCGCCGCCCGCCTCGGCGCGTCCGTCCGGACGCCCGCCGGCGTCGCGGGCCGCGACCTCGTCATCGAGGCCGCACCGGACGCCGCGACCGCCCGGGCCCTGCTCGCCGAGGCCGCCGCGAACCTCGAGGACGGCGCCGTCCTCGCCGTCACCTCCGCCGACGGCCCGATCATCGAGCAGGCCGTCGCGTCCGGACGTCCCGGCGACGTCGTCGGCCTGCACCTGCCCGAGGCCGACGGGGACCTCGCCGAGATCGCCCCGACCGTCGCCACCGCGCCCGGCGTCGCCGACCGCGCCGCCGCGCTGCTCGCCGCGCTCGGGCTCACCACCGTCCGCTGCCGCGACCGCGCCGGGTTCATCGTCGACGCGCTCCGCTTCCCCTACCTCAACGACGCCGCCGCCATGCTCGGCGCCGGATACGCCGACGCCGACGCGATCGACGCCGCGATGACGCTCGGCTGCGGCTACCCCACCGGCCCCATCGCCGACCTCGACCGGCTCGGCCCGGACCGCGCCGTCACCGTGCTGCGCGCCCTGCACGCCGAGACCCGCGAACCCGCCTTCGCCCCCACCGCGCTGCTCGTCGAGCACGTCACCGCCGGACGTCCGCTCCGCTGA